In the Gymnodinialimonas sp. 202GB13-11 genome, one interval contains:
- the fabZ gene encoding 3-hydroxyacyl-ACP dehydratase FabZ, giving the protein MTVDPQTTADIDLIQRILPHRYPFLLIDKVRDIEAFKSAVGIKNVTVNEPHFQGHFPGVPIMPGVTIVEAMAQTAAVMVGVSADLADKNFLVYFMGIDSCKFRRKVVPGDVLELQVTTLRGKPGGKVWKFEGRAEVEGELACECSFTAMMDLPQGAA; this is encoded by the coding sequence ATGACGGTCGACCCTCAGACCACAGCCGATATCGACCTGATCCAGCGCATTCTGCCGCATCGTTATCCCTTCCTTCTGATCGACAAGGTGCGCGACATTGAAGCGTTCAAATCTGCGGTAGGCATCAAGAACGTCACCGTGAATGAGCCACACTTTCAGGGCCATTTTCCGGGTGTGCCGATCATGCCTGGCGTCACTATCGTGGAAGCGATGGCGCAAACGGCGGCGGTGATGGTCGGCGTGTCGGCGGATTTGGCGGACAAGAATTTCCTCGTGTACTTCATGGGGATCGACAGCTGCAAATTCCGCCGCAAGGTGGTGCCCGGCGACGTGCTTGAGCTTCAAGTTACGACCCTGCGCGGCAAGCCCGGTGGAAAGGTCTGGAAATTCGAAGGTCGCGCCGAGGTTGAGGGCGAGTTGGCCTGCGAGTGCAGCTTCACGGCCATGATGGATCTGCCGCAAGGAGCCGCCTGA
- the lpxB gene encoding lipid-A-disaccharide synthase — translation MGAPLKLFLVAGEPSGDRLGGALLAGFTDAGVDVIARGVGGPDMAAQGMASLFPYEELAVMGIAEVLPKYRQLKRRIAETAQAAIASGADALITIDSPDFGLRVAKQVKAARPQTKTIHYVAPSVWAWRPGRAAKMAKVVDHVLALLPFEPPYMEAAGMTCDFVGHPVVAEPVASVDEAAAFRAAHSFAGGETLILVLPGSRRSEVSRLAPVFGEALSGVNARLVLPTLPHIRQTVAELTQGWSNPPLIVDATDLPTKRAAFVAADVALAASGTVSLELAASNTPMVIAYDFSWITRALVKRAIRVDTVTLVNLVSETRTVPEFLAENCRPDLIRAGLLDVLDDPSSQTAAMEETMVRLGKGGDAPGLRAAQSVLRAIS, via the coding sequence GTGGGCGCGCCGCTAAAGTTGTTCCTGGTTGCGGGGGAGCCTTCGGGCGACCGCTTGGGGGGCGCTTTGCTGGCGGGCTTTACAGACGCGGGCGTGGATGTGATCGCACGGGGCGTAGGTGGCCCCGACATGGCCGCGCAAGGCATGGCCTCGCTTTTTCCATACGAAGAACTCGCGGTGATGGGCATAGCGGAGGTGCTGCCCAAATATCGGCAGTTGAAGCGTCGGATAGCCGAGACGGCTCAGGCGGCGATTGCGTCAGGCGCGGATGCGTTGATCACCATCGACAGCCCTGATTTTGGCCTACGCGTTGCCAAGCAGGTCAAAGCGGCACGGCCCCAGACCAAAACCATCCACTATGTTGCGCCGTCGGTCTGGGCCTGGCGCCCGGGGCGGGCGGCGAAGATGGCGAAGGTGGTTGATCATGTGCTGGCGCTTTTGCCGTTTGAGCCGCCGTATATGGAAGCGGCGGGGATGACGTGTGATTTCGTGGGCCACCCGGTTGTGGCGGAGCCGGTTGCGTCAGTAGACGAAGCCGCCGCATTTCGGGCGGCGCATAGCTTCGCAGGCGGCGAGACTCTGATCCTTGTCCTGCCGGGGTCGCGCCGGTCAGAGGTTTCCCGTCTCGCCCCTGTCTTTGGTGAGGCATTGTCTGGCGTTAACGCGCGGCTGGTTTTGCCTACATTGCCACATATCCGGCAAACGGTCGCGGAACTGACACAGGGTTGGTCCAACCCGCCGCTCATTGTGGACGCGACGGACCTGCCTACCAAACGCGCAGCCTTTGTTGCGGCGGACGTGGCGCTGGCTGCATCGGGAACCGTGTCGCTCGAATTGGCCGCCAGCAACACGCCGATGGTCATCGCCTATGACTTCAGTTGGATCACTCGCGCCTTGGTGAAACGCGCGATCCGGGTGGACACAGTCACTTTGGTCAATCTTGTGAGCGAGACGCGAACCGTCCCTGAATTCCTGGCTGAGAATTGCCGCCCTGATCTGATCCGGGCAGGGCTGCTCGATGTCTTGGATGATCCGTCCAGTCAGACCGCCGCGATGGAAGAGACGATGGTGCGACTGGGCAAAGGCGGCGACGCGCCGGGCCTGCGGGCCGCGCAATCGGTGCTGCGGGCGATTAGCTGA
- the lpxA gene encoding acyl-ACP--UDP-N-acetylglucosamine O-acyltransferase yields the protein MAVDPSARVHPSAVVEDGASIGPGCDIGPFCVVGPEVTIGADVVLKSHVVVAGWTEIGDGCEIFPFASIGEIPQDKKFGGERTRLIVGKRNRIREGVTMNTGTEGGGGVTKVGDDGLFLANCHVAHDCIVGDRVVMVNSSALAGHCIVGDDVILGGLSGVHQFVRIGRGVIVGALSMVTNDVIPYGLVQGPRGRLDGLNLVGLKRRGVAKADITALRAALQALKQGEGASFQERARRLGDSDEIDSDYVRDIVDFVMGESDRSYLTPE from the coding sequence ATGGCGGTTGACCCATCTGCGCGTGTTCACCCGTCAGCGGTGGTTGAAGACGGAGCCTCAATCGGGCCCGGTTGCGACATTGGCCCGTTTTGCGTGGTCGGCCCCGAAGTGACCATCGGTGCGGACGTTGTGCTGAAATCCCACGTTGTCGTCGCCGGTTGGACCGAGATTGGCGATGGTTGCGAGATCTTCCCCTTCGCCTCCATCGGCGAAATTCCACAAGACAAGAAGTTCGGCGGCGAACGGACCCGCCTGATCGTGGGCAAGCGCAATCGCATCCGCGAAGGCGTGACCATGAACACCGGGACCGAAGGCGGTGGCGGTGTCACCAAAGTCGGCGATGATGGTCTGTTCCTCGCCAATTGCCATGTGGCCCATGATTGTATCGTGGGCGACCGTGTTGTGATGGTGAACTCCTCCGCCTTGGCCGGTCATTGCATTGTTGGTGACGACGTTATCCTCGGCGGCCTTTCGGGTGTGCATCAGTTCGTGCGCATCGGACGTGGCGTTATCGTTGGTGCGCTGAGCATGGTGACAAATGACGTAATCCCCTACGGCCTTGTTCAGGGACCGCGGGGCCGATTGGACGGGCTGAACCTTGTGGGTCTCAAACGTCGTGGCGTGGCCAAGGCTGATATTACGGCCCTGCGCGCGGCCCTTCAGGCGCTGAAACAGGGCGAGGGTGCTTCGTTTCAAGAACGTGCCCGGCGCCTTGGCGACAGTGACGAAATCGACAGCGACTATGTGCGCGACATCGTTGATTTCGTCATGGGCGAAAGCGACCGATCCTACCTGACGCCGGAGTGA
- the bamA gene encoding outer membrane protein assembly factor BamA, which translates to MVLRAFSHLSGFVGRIATPALIVCVLLLSAPLATAQSFNFNNFDVQGNVRTNDASVLEVAGITPGQSVSAGQVNDALQRLQNSGLFERVEVAPRGNTLVITVVEFPTINRISIEGNRRLDDEDLLTVISSTPRRVYSPVTAERDAAAIAEAYRESGRLTATAVPQIIRRDEGRVDLVFEVTEGAVVETQRIAFVGNRDYSDRRLRQVLESTQAGLFRALIRSDTFIQDRIALDQQLLTDFYQDRGYIDFEILSVTPELSRDRGAYFVTFNIREGQSYRIGNVGVRSELPGANAADFEGAINIRQGVRYSPRIIDNVVTRMENLAADQGLRFVRIEPVVNRDDANLIVNVEFVISRGERVFVERIDIEGNQTTLDRVIRRQFDVVEGDPLDPAQIRAAAERIRATGFFADVQVEGRPGTSPEQVIIDVDVEEQPTGSLGFSASYSTDSGAGFAINFSEENFLGRGQAVALSLNTVDGSQALTFSFEEPAFLRRDLAAGVTAYYQQTQQQNNASFDTVRYGVGVGFAFPVSENGRLRVFYNYDHDEVSGLDNAANLNSDILLREPTEADTSRIGFTYSFDNRDTGLNPNAGVAFAFTGEYAGLGGDTEFFRSEVRAVAETRVAREEITLRATFEGGVINALDDDGTRIANRFSLNSRQMRGFESGGLGPRDLAVSNQNFLGGNYFAVARFEAAFPLPLPDEYGISGGVFADVGSVWGLDDVQGGSAAGSGASVVDDSFRLRSAVGVSIFWDTALGPLRFNFSHPVQYEDYDRTRNFDFTVEARF; encoded by the coding sequence ATGGTCCTCCGTGCTTTTTCGCACTTGTCTGGCTTCGTCGGACGTATCGCGACCCCTGCATTGATTGTGTGTGTGCTGCTGTTGTCGGCACCTTTGGCAACCGCGCAGTCGTTTAATTTCAACAACTTCGATGTTCAGGGCAATGTGCGCACCAATGATGCGTCTGTGCTGGAAGTGGCGGGTATCACGCCGGGTCAGTCTGTGTCTGCCGGACAGGTGAATGACGCGCTTCAGCGGCTGCAGAACTCGGGTTTGTTTGAGCGCGTTGAAGTCGCGCCGCGTGGCAATACACTGGTCATCACCGTTGTCGAATTCCCCACGATCAACCGCATCTCGATCGAGGGAAACCGCCGGCTGGATGACGAGGACCTCCTGACAGTGATCTCGTCCACCCCGCGCCGCGTCTACTCGCCTGTCACGGCTGAGCGGGATGCCGCCGCAATTGCAGAAGCTTACCGCGAATCCGGTCGCCTGACCGCAACGGCAGTTCCGCAAATCATCCGCCGCGATGAGGGACGTGTTGATCTGGTCTTCGAAGTGACCGAGGGCGCGGTTGTCGAAACCCAGCGCATCGCGTTTGTGGGTAACCGCGACTACTCGGACCGTCGCCTGCGGCAGGTTTTGGAAAGCACACAAGCCGGTCTGTTCCGCGCGCTGATCCGGTCGGACACGTTTATTCAGGATCGCATCGCGCTCGACCAACAATTGCTGACGGACTTCTACCAAGACCGTGGCTACATCGACTTTGAGATTCTGTCGGTGACGCCGGAACTCAGCCGCGACCGCGGCGCATATTTTGTGACCTTCAACATCCGGGAAGGGCAAAGTTACCGGATCGGCAATGTCGGCGTTCGCTCGGAACTGCCGGGTGCGAACGCAGCCGACTTTGAGGGTGCCATCAACATCCGGCAGGGTGTCCGTTACAGCCCGCGCATCATCGACAACGTTGTGACGCGGATGGAAAACCTTGCCGCTGATCAAGGCCTGCGTTTCGTGCGGATTGAGCCTGTTGTGAACCGCGACGATGCCAACCTGATCGTGAATGTCGAGTTTGTCATTTCACGGGGCGAACGTGTCTTCGTGGAGCGGATCGACATCGAGGGCAACCAGACCACGCTGGACCGCGTGATCCGCCGCCAGTTCGACGTCGTGGAAGGCGACCCGCTTGACCCCGCACAGATCCGCGCGGCTGCTGAGCGTATCCGCGCCACCGGCTTCTTTGCGGATGTGCAGGTTGAAGGCCGCCCCGGCACTTCGCCCGAACAGGTGATCATCGACGTGGATGTTGAAGAGCAGCCCACGGGTTCACTTGGCTTCTCGGCGAGCTACTCGACGGACAGCGGTGCAGGTTTTGCGATCAACTTCTCGGAAGAGAATTTCCTTGGCCGAGGTCAGGCTGTTGCGTTGAGCCTGAACACGGTGGACGGCTCGCAGGCGTTGACCTTCTCGTTCGAAGAACCGGCCTTCCTGCGCCGTGACCTCGCGGCGGGTGTGACGGCGTACTATCAGCAAACGCAGCAGCAGAATAATGCGAGCTTCGATACGGTTCGCTATGGTGTGGGTGTTGGGTTCGCTTTCCCGGTCAGCGAAAATGGACGGCTGCGCGTATTTTACAACTACGATCATGATGAAGTTTCGGGGCTCGATAATGCTGCGAACCTGAACTCTGATATCCTTTTGCGTGAGCCGACAGAGGCAGACACGTCCCGCATCGGTTTCACTTACAGCTTTGACAACAGAGACACGGGTCTGAACCCGAATGCCGGCGTAGCGTTCGCGTTTACCGGTGAATATGCAGGGTTGGGTGGCGACACCGAATTCTTCCGGTCAGAAGTTCGTGCGGTCGCGGAGACACGTGTTGCGCGAGAAGAGATTACGCTGCGTGCGACGTTCGAGGGTGGCGTAATCAACGCACTCGACGATGACGGCACACGAATTGCGAACCGTTTCTCGTTGAATTCGCGGCAGATGCGAGGCTTTGAAAGTGGTGGCCTGGGGCCACGTGACTTGGCTGTGAGCAACCAAAACTTCCTTGGCGGAAACTACTTTGCGGTCGCGCGTTTCGAGGCAGCGTTCCCTCTGCCTTTGCCCGATGAATATGGGATCTCGGGTGGTGTTTTTGCGGACGTTGGTTCGGTTTGGGGACTCGACGATGTGCAAGGCGGGTCGGCTGCAGGCTCGGGTGCCAGCGTTGTCGACGACAGCTTCCGTCTCCGCTCCGCGGTCGGCGTCTCGATCTTCTGGGACACGGCGCTTGGGCCGCTTCGCTTCAACTTCTCGCACCCGGTCCAGTACGAGGATTATGACCGGACCCGCAACTTCGACTTCACTGTCGAGGCGCGTTTCTGA
- the rseP gene encoding RIP metalloprotease RseP: MDLLPAFGNFGFTLVAFVAALSIIVAIHEYGHYIVGRWSGIHAEVFSIGFGPVLFSRVDKRGTRWQLAALPFGGYVKFLGDANAASAGADGAVLDALDPTERRRSMPGAPLWARAATVAAGPIFNFILSIAIFAGIVMFSGQAVEEARVGAPKALPADVVTLEPGDLITAIEGQSVEELQDLFTLARDLEPAPLLTYDIVRNDEAIQVEAAFPMMPIVQSVAPQSAAIAAGIEEGDLIRSVDGVPIHGFGQLREFVDASEGAPLALEVWRAGEILNLTLSPRQTDIPTGDGFETRWLIGITGGLIFDPERQSVGPWAALTYGVNQVGFIIESSLDGLWHIITGAISSCNLQGPIGIAETSGAAASQGLDNFIWFIAVLSTAVGLLNLFPIPVLDGGHLVFHAYEGVTGKPPSDKVLRVFMSVGLAMLLSLMLFALTNDIWC; the protein is encoded by the coding sequence ATGGATCTTCTTCCCGCATTCGGCAATTTCGGCTTCACGTTGGTGGCATTCGTGGCTGCCTTGTCGATCATCGTGGCGATCCACGAATATGGCCACTACATCGTGGGCCGTTGGTCCGGCATCCATGCAGAGGTTTTCTCCATTGGATTTGGCCCGGTTCTGTTCAGCCGCGTCGATAAACGGGGCACGCGCTGGCAATTGGCCGCCTTACCCTTTGGCGGCTATGTGAAATTCCTTGGCGATGCCAACGCGGCCTCTGCCGGGGCAGATGGGGCGGTTCTGGATGCGCTCGACCCCACGGAACGCCGCCGCTCCATGCCCGGTGCGCCCCTATGGGCAAGGGCTGCGACAGTTGCGGCGGGTCCGATTTTCAATTTCATTCTGTCCATCGCGATCTTCGCAGGCATCGTCATGTTCAGCGGCCAGGCGGTGGAAGAGGCGCGCGTGGGCGCGCCCAAAGCGCTACCGGCAGACGTTGTTACGCTGGAGCCGGGCGATCTGATCACCGCCATCGAAGGCCAGTCGGTCGAAGAATTGCAGGACCTGTTTACGCTCGCCCGCGACCTCGAGCCCGCGCCTTTGCTGACCTACGACATCGTGCGCAACGACGAAGCTATTCAGGTGGAAGCGGCGTTCCCAATGATGCCCATCGTGCAAAGCGTGGCTCCGCAATCTGCGGCCATTGCCGCGGGTATCGAAGAGGGTGACTTGATCCGGAGTGTGGATGGCGTTCCGATCCATGGCTTTGGCCAGTTGCGCGAATTCGTCGATGCGTCTGAAGGCGCGCCGCTGGCGCTCGAAGTGTGGCGCGCGGGTGAAATCCTGAACCTGACGCTGAGCCCGCGTCAGACCGATATCCCAACCGGTGACGGGTTTGAGACGCGCTGGCTTATCGGCATCACCGGTGGTCTCATCTTTGACCCTGAACGGCAGAGCGTTGGCCCCTGGGCGGCTTTGACCTACGGCGTCAATCAGGTGGGATTCATCATCGAAAGTTCGCTTGACGGCTTGTGGCACATCATCACCGGCGCAATCTCAAGCTGTAACCTGCAAGGGCCTATCGGGATTGCAGAAACCTCCGGCGCCGCAGCCAGCCAAGGTTTGGACAATTTCATCTGGTTCATCGCAGTTCTGTCGACGGCTGTGGGCCTGCTGAACCTGTTCCCGATTCCTGTTCTGGATGGTGGCCATCTCGTGTTCCACGCCTACGAAGGCGTCACCGGCAAGCCACCCTCGGACAAGGTTCTGCGCGTGTTCATGTCGGTCGGTCTGGCAATGCTGCTTTCGCTGATGCTGTTTGCGCTGACTAACGACATCTGGTGCTGA
- a CDS encoding glutamine-synthetase adenylyltransferase has product MSFAARLSRAPIAFAPERGKEALAAVPHLAPELAELIAGAGGSSPYLAGLMAKEGHWLSHAFDKQPEDVIAELITETSNLDVGSLNSGLRQAKRRAALIVGLADLGGVWGLATVTQAWTDFADACVSAALAIHVAAQARRGKLPGMTEEDALRDGAGMVALAMGKMGAGELNYSSDIDLICLFDETRFDGPAEEMEARAAFIKATRAMAASLNDATAEGYVFRTDLRLRPDASVTPVCISMAAAERYYEAEGRTWERSAYIKARAAAGDVEAGQRFLETLTPFVWRKHLDFATVAETMDMRQRIRDHKGLHSQALEGRNIKLGPGGIREIEFFAQTRQLVAGGRDPALRQPRTVKALQALARADWITRDVAGDLADHYSALREVEHRLQMIDDAQTHSLPKSDEGFDRLARLSGEGDTVRYREALEARLNAVDQITGDLYETKTRAKVAPELSEDAKAIVARWPGYPALRSERGQGIFERLKPDLLARFASSDRPEEALTNFDGFLRGLPAGVQLFSLFEANPSLVDLIADICATSPGLATYLSRHSRVLDAVLDGQFFADWPGAQGLTQDLQAALTPLDYEAQLDTARRWQKEWHFRVGVHMLRGLIGADVAAQQYSDIGEAIVASLWPCVCAEIARRHGPAPGRGGVVLAMGSLGTTSMTATSDLDLIVIFDAGDVELTDGPRPLDPRGWFAKATKSLITALSALTGEGKLYEVDMRLRPSGGQGPVATSLAAFDRYQREEAWTWEHMALTRARVVAGDATLTRDVEQVRCDVIASRNSGTAKILEDAADMRARLAKAGRAGDTWAVKDGPGGLQDIALCAQALALAAGSASRQPPAQISNAVEAGLLPVDAARDLREAHRVFSTLLQGARLLTEKPLSPETVGAGGVSFLLRLLEVTELDALVPQLDRLRGHAATRVSEILGETGKDPADA; this is encoded by the coding sequence ATGAGCTTCGCCGCACGCCTTAGCCGGGCACCTATCGCGTTCGCCCCGGAGCGGGGGAAGGAGGCTTTGGCCGCCGTCCCACATCTGGCGCCGGAACTTGCTGAGTTGATTGCGGGTGCAGGCGGGTCGTCGCCCTACCTCGCTGGCTTGATGGCGAAAGAGGGTCATTGGCTGTCTCATGCCTTCGACAAGCAGCCTGAGGATGTGATTGCAGAGTTGATTACCGAAACGAGCAATCTGGACGTAGGCAGCCTCAACTCCGGTCTGCGGCAGGCCAAGCGGCGGGCCGCGCTGATCGTGGGCCTTGCTGATCTGGGGGGTGTTTGGGGGTTGGCCACGGTCACGCAGGCCTGGACAGACTTTGCCGATGCGTGTGTCTCGGCAGCGCTGGCGATCCATGTCGCGGCCCAAGCGCGTCGGGGCAAATTGCCCGGCATGACCGAGGAAGACGCCTTGCGCGACGGGGCAGGGATGGTTGCGCTTGCGATGGGCAAGATGGGTGCGGGGGAGTTGAATTACTCCAGCGATATCGACCTGATCTGCCTGTTTGATGAGACCCGCTTTGACGGCCCCGCCGAAGAGATGGAAGCCCGCGCCGCCTTCATCAAGGCAACCCGCGCCATGGCGGCCAGCCTGAATGATGCGACGGCGGAGGGCTATGTCTTCCGCACCGATCTGCGCCTGCGGCCCGATGCGAGCGTGACGCCTGTCTGCATCTCCATGGCGGCGGCTGAGCGGTATTACGAGGCAGAGGGGCGCACTTGGGAACGCTCGGCCTACATCAAGGCGCGCGCAGCGGCGGGGGATGTGGAGGCCGGACAGAGGTTCCTTGAAACCCTCACACCCTTCGTGTGGCGCAAGCATCTGGATTTCGCGACGGTTGCGGAGACCATGGATATGCGCCAGCGCATCCGCGACCATAAGGGGCTGCATTCGCAGGCGTTGGAGGGGCGCAACATCAAGCTGGGGCCGGGTGGCATTCGAGAGATCGAGTTCTTTGCCCAGACCCGGCAACTCGTTGCCGGAGGGCGTGATCCTGCGCTGCGCCAGCCGCGCACCGTGAAAGCCCTGCAAGCCTTGGCGCGCGCTGACTGGATCACGCGGGATGTGGCCGGTGATCTGGCGGATCATTATTCTGCGCTGCGGGAAGTCGAGCATCGCCTGCAGATGATCGACGATGCGCAGACCCACAGCCTGCCCAAGTCCGATGAAGGGTTCGACCGGCTGGCCCGCCTGAGCGGCGAGGGGGATACGGTCCGCTACCGCGAAGCCCTTGAGGCGCGCCTGAACGCTGTCGATCAGATCACCGGCGACCTCTACGAGACAAAGACCCGTGCGAAAGTTGCGCCCGAATTAAGCGAGGATGCGAAGGCCATTGTGGCCCGTTGGCCGGGCTATCCGGCGCTCCGCTCCGAACGCGGGCAAGGTATTTTCGAACGCCTCAAACCCGATCTGCTGGCCCGGTTTGCGTCTTCTGATCGCCCCGAAGAGGCGCTGACGAATTTCGATGGCTTTCTGCGCGGCCTTCCTGCGGGCGTTCAGCTTTTCTCGTTGTTTGAGGCGAACCCAAGTCTGGTCGATTTGATTGCGGACATATGCGCCACCTCTCCGGGCCTTGCCACCTACCTTTCGCGCCATTCGCGCGTTTTGGATGCGGTGTTGGACGGGCAATTCTTTGCGGACTGGCCCGGTGCCCAAGGACTGACCCAAGACCTGCAAGCGGCGCTCACACCTCTCGACTATGAGGCGCAACTCGACACTGCGCGGCGCTGGCAAAAGGAATGGCACTTCCGGGTTGGCGTGCACATGCTGCGCGGGCTGATCGGTGCGGATGTCGCGGCACAACAATACTCCGATATCGGAGAGGCCATCGTCGCGTCGCTCTGGCCATGCGTCTGTGCCGAGATCGCGCGCAGGCACGGACCGGCCCCGGGGCGCGGCGGGGTCGTTCTGGCGATGGGCAGCCTTGGGACCACGTCCATGACTGCCACGTCAGATCTGGACCTGATTGTGATCTTCGACGCGGGGGATGTTGAACTGACAGATGGCCCGCGTCCGCTGGACCCGCGGGGCTGGTTCGCCAAAGCGACGAAATCGCTGATAACGGCGCTCAGTGCCCTGACCGGCGAAGGCAAACTCTACGAAGTCGACATGCGCCTGCGCCCGTCCGGCGGACAGGGGCCGGTGGCCACTTCGCTTGCCGCGTTCGACCGCTATCAGCGGGAAGAGGCATGGACGTGGGAGCATATGGCCCTGACCCGCGCGCGTGTTGTGGCGGGCGATGCGACACTGACCCGCGATGTGGAACAGGTGCGGTGCGATGTGATTGCCTCGCGGAATTCAGGCACAGCCAAGATCCTGGAAGACGCCGCAGACATGCGCGCGCGCCTCGCCAAGGCTGGCCGGGCCGGGGATACGTGGGCTGTGAAGGACGGGCCCGGGGGCTTGCAGGATATCGCGTTGTGTGCGCAGGCCCTTGCACTTGCGGCAGGAAGCGCCAGCCGTCAGCCGCCCGCACAGATCTCGAACGCCGTTGAGGCCGGGTTGCTGCCAGTCGATGCTGCCCGCGATCTAAGGGAGGCGCACAGGGTTTTCAGCACGCTCCTGCAAGGCGCGCGGCTGTTGACTGAAAAGCCGCTTTCGCCCGAAACGGTTGGTGCAGGCGGCGTCAGTTTTCTGCTGCGCCTGCTGGAAGTGACGGAGCTGGACGCTCTCGTGCCGCAGCTTGACAGGTTGCGGGGTCATGCAGCCACTAGGGTCAGCGAAATTCTAGGCGAAACTGGAAAGGATCCTGCGGATGCGTGA
- a CDS encoding LpxI family protein gives MRAILAGDGALPRLLLEAEMAYVVHFKGTVIERHKGPPIKARFEQLGKLFDDLRAKDVTEVCLAGAMGRPALDPVAFDPFTAAKMPMLMQAMGQGDDALLRAVVGVIESEGFSIVAAHDIRPDLVVPAGVIFGAPVGEDDAARGRAVLDALGPLDVGQGAVVGKGQVLGIETLQGTEAMLRFVAETAKGSGGVFVKRPKAGQDLRMDMPAIGPETIRQAAVAGLSGIEVAPGEVMLLDRPAIEAACAETGLSLWAGP, from the coding sequence ATGCGTGCCATTCTAGCCGGTGACGGCGCCTTGCCCCGCCTCCTGCTGGAGGCCGAGATGGCCTATGTCGTTCACTTCAAGGGCACAGTGATCGAACGGCACAAGGGGCCTCCGATCAAGGCGCGGTTTGAGCAGCTTGGAAAGCTGTTTGATGATCTGCGCGCCAAGGATGTGACTGAGGTTTGTCTGGCCGGTGCGATGGGCCGTCCGGCTTTGGATCCGGTGGCATTTGATCCCTTCACCGCTGCGAAGATGCCGATGCTCATGCAGGCCATGGGGCAGGGCGATGATGCCCTGTTGCGGGCGGTCGTGGGCGTGATTGAGAGCGAAGGCTTTTCAATCGTTGCGGCCCATGACATTCGCCCTGACCTTGTTGTGCCTGCAGGTGTGATTTTCGGTGCTCCGGTAGGGGAAGACGACGCCGCACGCGGACGCGCGGTTCTGGATGCGCTGGGGCCATTGGATGTTGGCCAAGGGGCTGTCGTCGGCAAAGGTCAGGTTCTTGGGATTGAAACTCTCCAAGGCACTGAAGCGATGCTCCGGTTCGTGGCCGAGACGGCCAAGGGATCGGGTGGTGTGTTCGTCAAACGCCCCAAAGCCGGGCAGGATCTGCGCATGGACATGCCCGCGATTGGCCCTGAGACGATCCGTCAGGCAGCTGTGGCCGGGTTGTCTGGCATCGAAGTTGCGCCCGGTGAAGTCATGTTGCTGGACCGACCGGCGATTGAGGCCGCCTGTGCCGAGACAGGTTTGAGCCTGTGGGCGGGTCCGTGA
- a CDS encoding YbaK/EbsC family protein — MSKSLKRVKRALEEAGQSVDVLEMADGTRTAAEAAAAAGCELDQIAKSIIFRAETSGEAVLFVTAGGNQVDAAKASAVAGEPLGKADAGLIRAQTGFAIGGVAPIGHLNPIRAWWDPRLSEFDLVYAAAGTPRHIFPVAPDALQAMSGAETADFVS, encoded by the coding sequence ATGTCGAAATCGTTGAAAAGAGTAAAACGGGCGCTGGAAGAGGCGGGCCAGAGCGTGGACGTGCTGGAAATGGCGGATGGCACACGCACGGCAGCCGAGGCGGCGGCAGCGGCAGGATGCGAATTGGACCAGATCGCCAAGTCGATCATCTTTCGTGCGGAAACCAGTGGCGAGGCCGTTTTGTTCGTGACCGCCGGTGGCAATCAGGTGGATGCGGCCAAGGCAAGTGCCGTGGCGGGCGAACCGTTGGGCAAGGCCGATGCCGGGCTGATCCGCGCACAAACGGGCTTTGCGATTGGCGGCGTTGCTCCCATCGGACATCTCAACCCGATCCGGGCATGGTGGGATCCACGGCTTTCCGAGTTCGATCTGGTCTATGCGGCGGCAGGTACACCACGCCACATTTTTCCAGTCGCTCCCGATGCGTTGCAGGCCATGTCGGGTGCCGAGACAGCGGATTTCGTCAGCTAA
- a CDS encoding OmpH family outer membrane protein — translation MGSLANGLCAAALGLAALAFAAPATAQTGPARNDVLVLNQERLLNQTAYGARIQQELEEASIALAAENRQIEELLTAEELELTDLRQTLPADEFRVLADEFDTRVSAIRAAQDAKTRDLQAQAEAARQRFFEETVPILLELVEGRGASVLMDSRTVLLSAGGVDITEAAIVVIDERLGRGGEDPLIAIPGLSSTPQED, via the coding sequence ATGGGATCGTTGGCCAATGGTCTTTGCGCCGCCGCCCTTGGGTTGGCGGCGCTCGCTTTCGCAGCGCCTGCCACCGCGCAGACCGGTCCGGCACGCAATGATGTGCTCGTGCTCAACCAGGAACGGTTGCTAAACCAAACCGCCTATGGCGCGCGCATTCAGCAAGAGCTTGAAGAGGCCTCGATCGCGCTGGCCGCTGAAAACCGTCAGATCGAAGAATTGCTGACCGCGGAAGAGCTTGAACTGACCGACCTGCGCCAGACCCTTCCCGCTGACGAATTTCGCGTCCTGGCAGATGAGTTCGACACGCGTGTCAGCGCGATCAGGGCAGCACAAGACGCAAAAACCCGTGACTTGCAGGCGCAAGCCGAAGCGGCGCGCCAGCGGTTTTTCGAGGAAACGGTGCCTATTCTGCTGGAACTGGTGGAAGGTCGCGGTGCCTCTGTCCTGATGGACAGTCGCACCGTTCTTTTGTCTGCCGGAGGTGTCGATATTACCGAGGCAGCGATTGTCGTGATCGATGAACGTCTCGGGCGCGGTGGGGAAGATCCGCTGATTGCGATCCCAGGCCTGTCCTCCACGCCGCAAGAAGACTAG